In one window of Nitrospirota bacterium DNA:
- a CDS encoding glycosyltransferase has product MNAHAAGRTVGAPASPDPFQTQGLALAAQVVTEPLLRVGFISPLGYGLYRPESGVPFGGAEVQFFLLAKEMAKGDRRQVQVLTTVAHAPGAEEQGPVTVIRRQGLRRLESSLGPVRRYRGYVEAFRDMYRQLRAMGADVYLHSGSGVEVGAYAVICRLLRKRFVYVVASSADLDEPYGKVQGPLRWLYPVGLRLADAIVCRTDEQRARLRERYGRSAVLIRTGHSIPETPPDPAGSGSILWVGRAHPLKQPDLFLDLAERLPGERFVMVAMQDPAHPDLLHTLRRRAATLPQVTFYEGVPWGEIDGLFSQAKLFVNTSTYEGFPNTFVQAAMHRVPILSWRVNPDSVLTTHRIGACADSSFERLVAETGRFAGDDELRRETGTRARRYAEAHHDVARAAEALAELLLQVVGRQEVTS; this is encoded by the coding sequence ATGAATGCCCACGCCGCAGGTCGGACGGTCGGCGCACCGGCTTCCCCAGACCCATTCCAGACTCAAGGCCTCGCCCTGGCGGCGCAGGTGGTGACGGAGCCGCTGCTGCGCGTCGGGTTCATTTCCCCTCTCGGCTATGGCCTGTACCGGCCGGAGAGCGGAGTGCCGTTCGGCGGAGCCGAGGTCCAATTCTTCCTGCTGGCGAAGGAGATGGCCAAGGGCGATCGGCGACAGGTGCAGGTGCTGACGACGGTGGCCCACGCGCCTGGCGCGGAAGAACAGGGGCCGGTCACGGTGATCCGGCGGCAGGGCTTGCGTCGGCTGGAATCGTCGCTCGGGCCTGTCCGGCGATACCGGGGCTATGTCGAAGCCTTTCGGGACATGTACCGGCAATTACGGGCCATGGGGGCGGACGTGTATCTCCATTCCGGCTCCGGCGTGGAGGTCGGCGCCTATGCGGTGATCTGTCGCCTCCTGCGCAAGCGGTTCGTGTATGTGGTGGCCTCTTCGGCCGACCTGGACGAGCCCTATGGCAAGGTCCAGGGCCCGCTGCGATGGCTCTATCCTGTCGGCCTCCGCCTGGCCGACGCCATCGTGTGCCGGACCGATGAGCAACGAGCGCGATTGCGCGAACGGTACGGGCGAAGCGCCGTGCTGATCCGCACCGGCCATTCGATCCCTGAGACTCCTCCCGATCCGGCCGGGTCCGGTTCGATTTTATGGGTGGGCCGTGCGCATCCGCTCAAGCAGCCGGACCTGTTCCTGGACCTGGCCGAGCGGTTGCCGGGCGAGCGTTTCGTCATGGTCGCGATGCAGGATCCGGCTCATCCCGACTTGCTCCATACGTTGCGTCGACGGGCCGCCACACTGCCGCAGGTGACGTTCTACGAAGGGGTTCCCTGGGGAGAAATCGATGGCTTGTTCTCGCAAGCCAAGCTCTTCGTCAACACCTCCACCTACGAAGGGTTTCCCAATACCTTCGTCCAGGCGGCGATGCATCGCGTCCCGATTCTCTCCTGGAGAGTCAATCCGGATTCCGTGTTGACGACCCACCGCATCGGCGCCTGCGCGGACAGTTCCTTCGAGCGGCTGGTCGCGGAGACGGGACGTTTTGCCGGCGATGACGAGTTGCGCCGTGAGACCGGGACTCGCGCCCGCCGGTATGCTGAGGCGCATCATGACGTCGCGCGCGCGGCCGAGGCCCTTGCCGAGCTCCTCCTGCAGGTGGTCGGGCGCCAGGAGGTGACATCATGA
- the asnB gene encoding asparagine synthase (glutamine-hydrolyzing), which translates to MCGIAGIVQLNRQPLDSGLLESMTRSLAHRGPDGEGYVLLAQEGPGKPIAVTGRLSDSLRSVPREYSVGFGHRRLAILDRSPLGHQPMSCERGDLWLTYNGEIYNYLEIRQTLQQRGWTFRSMSDAEVLLYAYREWGEDCLHRFNGMFAFALWDARAQKLFCARDRWGMKPFYYRVTADRLTFGSEIKALLQESQAAPAANQRLVHAYLLLGLQDHTDGTMFEGVHQLRPGHVLTVERGRLRVRKWWTLDTMSAAEAVDDAAAVRTFQDLFADAVRLHLRSDVPVGSCLSGGLDSSSIVCTMQRRLATKPARTFSACFDEPACDERPYLHAVVAQTGVESLEVFPDGRRLYRDLPLVLWHQEEPFGSTSFLAQWAVMQAAGEQGIKVLLDGQGGDELLCGYPGYWGSYFGDLVRQGALGKAWHELRAYRASQGGPAPTVAANIARALLPSRLVASARSRMKGHGTWVNREFAARYSLATDYEERGGTALANHVGAYLETYSLPALLHHEDRSSMAFSVEARLPFLDVRLADQLLRWPARLKLREGMSKVILRAAMEGVLPESVRLRTDKMGFVTPQDRWLRETWRPDVEALFQSPAFAQRGYWDPVRLRQAYRDYCAGRTELGNSIWRCLCLELWHQRFLS; encoded by the coding sequence ATGTGCGGGATCGCCGGAATCGTCCAGCTAAACCGGCAGCCGCTGGACAGCGGCTTGCTGGAAAGCATGACCCGCTCGCTGGCCCACCGGGGGCCGGACGGTGAAGGCTATGTGCTCCTGGCCCAGGAGGGGCCAGGCAAGCCGATCGCGGTCACGGGCCGGCTCTCGGACTCCCTCCGGTCCGTCCCGCGCGAATATTCCGTCGGGTTCGGCCACCGGCGCCTGGCCATCCTGGATCGCTCGCCGCTCGGCCATCAGCCCATGTCCTGCGAGCGGGGAGACCTGTGGCTCACCTACAACGGAGAGATCTACAACTATCTGGAGATCAGGCAGACGTTGCAGCAACGGGGCTGGACCTTCCGGTCCATGAGCGACGCCGAGGTGCTTCTCTACGCCTATCGGGAATGGGGCGAGGATTGCCTGCACCGCTTCAACGGCATGTTCGCCTTCGCCCTGTGGGATGCGCGTGCACAGAAGCTGTTCTGCGCGCGAGACCGATGGGGCATGAAGCCGTTCTATTATCGCGTCACGGCGGACCGGTTGACGTTCGGCTCCGAGATCAAGGCCTTGCTCCAGGAGTCGCAGGCGGCGCCGGCTGCGAACCAACGGCTGGTCCACGCCTATTTGCTGCTGGGGTTGCAAGACCATACGGACGGGACGATGTTCGAAGGCGTCCACCAACTCAGGCCCGGCCATGTCTTGACCGTGGAGCGGGGGCGGCTGCGAGTCCGGAAGTGGTGGACCCTGGATACTATGTCCGCCGCGGAGGCGGTTGACGATGCGGCCGCGGTCCGGACCTTCCAGGACCTGTTTGCCGATGCCGTCCGCCTCCATCTGCGGAGCGATGTGCCGGTGGGCAGCTGTCTGAGCGGCGGCCTCGATTCCTCGTCCATCGTCTGCACGATGCAGCGCCGGCTTGCCACGAAGCCGGCCAGAACTTTTTCCGCCTGCTTCGACGAGCCCGCTTGCGACGAGCGGCCCTATCTGCACGCGGTGGTGGCGCAGACCGGAGTCGAGTCCCTGGAAGTCTTTCCCGACGGACGCCGTCTGTACCGGGACCTACCCCTGGTGCTCTGGCACCAGGAGGAACCGTTCGGGAGCACCAGCTTTCTGGCCCAGTGGGCGGTCATGCAAGCAGCGGGAGAACAGGGGATCAAGGTGTTGCTGGACGGGCAGGGCGGCGATGAACTGCTCTGCGGCTATCCGGGTTACTGGGGGTCGTACTTCGGAGATTTGGTGCGGCAAGGGGCGCTGGGCAAGGCCTGGCATGAGCTACGGGCTTATCGGGCTTCCCAGGGGGGGCCGGCTCCGACCGTGGCGGCCAACATCGCGCGGGCACTCCTTCCGTCCCGGTTGGTGGCCTCGGCCCGCTCCCGGATGAAAGGCCATGGGACATGGGTCAACCGGGAATTCGCCGCACGCTACAGTCTGGCGACCGACTACGAGGAGCGAGGCGGGACGGCACTGGCGAACCACGTCGGCGCCTATCTCGAAACGTACAGCCTCCCGGCGTTGCTGCACCACGAAGACCGGAGTTCCATGGCTTTTTCAGTCGAGGCGCGCCTGCCGTTTCTTGACGTGCGTCTCGCGGACCAGCTCCTCCGGTGGCCGGCCAGGCTCAAATTGCGGGAGGGGATGAGCAAGGTCATTCTGCGGGCGGCGATGGAGGGGGTGCTGCCAGAATCCGTCCGGCTGCGGACGGACAAGATGGGTTTTGTGACCCCTCAAGACCGGTGGCTGCGGGAAACCTGGCGCCCGGATGTCGAGGCGCTGTTCCAGTCGCCGGCCTTTGCGCAGCGGGGTTACTGGGACCCGGTTCGGCTGCGGCAAGCCTATCGCGACTATTGTGCCGGGCGGACGGAATTGGGCAACAGCATCTGGCGCTGCCTGTGTCTGGAACTATGGCATCAACGCTTTCTCTCATAA
- a CDS encoding methyltransferase domain-containing protein gives MFSIEFLHAIRQYEIRKIVRHISPGAHVLEIGGGTGFQAKLLAEHGFQVASIDVADSNYKESRVFPVTVYDGQTFPFEDRTFDVVFSSNALEHIPDLEQIHRESRRVLKPGGYCVHVMPTAMWRFWSSVTHYVELVQEWTALCPGLVPKHLNRSGLTDTLSVLARMWRLVKGYAIPPRHGETGTVMTELWTFRRRHWENHFRRAHFALTCVEPMGLFYTGQMVLGPRWRMASRERTASFLGSACVLYRVRPVA, from the coding sequence ATGTTTTCCATCGAATTTTTGCACGCGATTCGGCAGTACGAGATTCGGAAGATCGTTCGCCATATTTCGCCGGGCGCCCACGTTCTCGAGATCGGCGGCGGCACGGGATTTCAAGCCAAACTACTCGCCGAGCACGGGTTTCAGGTGGCATCCATCGATGTCGCAGACTCCAATTACAAGGAGAGCCGGGTGTTCCCCGTCACCGTCTATGATGGACAAACATTTCCCTTCGAGGATCGCACCTTCGACGTCGTGTTTTCTTCGAATGCGCTCGAGCATATTCCTGACTTGGAACAGATCCATCGCGAAAGTCGGCGCGTGTTGAAGCCGGGCGGCTATTGCGTGCATGTGATGCCGACCGCCATGTGGCGGTTTTGGTCGAGCGTGACCCATTATGTTGAATTGGTTCAAGAGTGGACGGCGCTGTGCCCCGGGCTTGTGCCGAAACATTTGAACAGGTCCGGCCTCACGGATACTCTGAGCGTGCTTGCTCGAATGTGGAGGCTGGTCAAAGGGTATGCGATTCCTCCTCGGCATGGAGAGACCGGCACGGTCATGACGGAGCTGTGGACCTTCCGCCGGCGCCATTGGGAGAATCATTTTCGGCGCGCGCACTTTGCGCTGACCTGCGTCGAGCCCATGGGATTGTTCTATACCGGGCAAATGGTGCTCGGGCCGCGCTGGCGGATGGCGTCGCGTGAGCGCACGGCGTCGTTTCTGGGAAGCGCCTGTGTGCTCTACAGGGTTCGGCCGGTGGCGTAG
- a CDS encoding class I SAM-dependent methyltransferase gives MHDTLAMEPMSGHERVMVHRIQWSPELVQRFWTGIAQTRLSELNFSRHNAEYLIEVVAPYLKPQGRHLDFGAGGGDLVKALIQRGYPTAAYEPVPARASRMVEDMAAHAGYLGAIGDDDTAQCDVVFMVEVVEHILEADLSGVFTRVKSLLARHGRVIVTVPFLEDLELAQALCPQCESLFHRWQHQRAFTSESLQTFMHRFGFECIDLRREDFSCNRLMVEDLRYLHGELEKIRTNRERSWLTRIKRRVFRSKLEPPIPLRSSLAGAPTHLLYIGRPM, from the coding sequence ATGCATGACACGCTTGCAATGGAACCTATGTCTGGCCATGAGCGTGTAATGGTACACCGCATCCAGTGGTCGCCCGAGTTGGTACAGCGATTTTGGACGGGCATTGCTCAAACGAGACTGTCCGAACTGAACTTCTCGCGGCACAATGCGGAGTATCTGATCGAGGTGGTCGCGCCCTATTTGAAGCCGCAAGGACGACATCTCGATTTCGGCGCGGGCGGGGGAGATCTTGTCAAGGCCCTGATTCAACGAGGGTACCCGACAGCGGCCTATGAACCGGTTCCGGCCCGCGCGTCCCGGATGGTTGAGGACATGGCAGCTCACGCCGGTTATTTAGGTGCGATTGGTGACGACGATACGGCGCAGTGTGACGTGGTGTTCATGGTCGAAGTGGTAGAGCACATTCTGGAGGCGGATCTCTCAGGCGTGTTTACACGAGTCAAGTCGTTGTTAGCTAGGCATGGTCGCGTGATCGTTACCGTGCCGTTTTTGGAGGATCTCGAGTTGGCGCAGGCGCTGTGCCCCCAGTGCGAGAGCCTCTTCCACCGATGGCAACACCAACGGGCTTTTACGTCCGAGAGCCTGCAGACGTTCATGCATCGTTTCGGATTCGAATGCATCGATCTGCGGCGCGAAGACTTTTCATGTAACCGGCTTATGGTCGAAGACTTGCGATACTTACACGGGGAGTTGGAGAAAATCCGGACCAATCGGGAGCGGTCCTGGCTCACGCGCATCAAACGTCGCGTGTTTCGGTCGAAGCTGGAACCGCCGATCCCCTTGCGATCGTCGCTTGCCGGTGCGCCGACGCACCTTCTTTATATCGGACGGCCGATGTAG
- the asnB gene encoding asparagine synthase (glutamine-hydrolyzing): MCGIAGQIAAARQPVDPREIAAMGASLRHRGPDDQGLYVNGHVGLAHRRLSILDLSPAGRQPMSNDAGTMWIAFNGEIYNYEELRGRLRSPRAFRSRTDTEVLLALYEDYGIEALPLLRGMFAFAIWDEPRQRLVLARDRLGKKPLFYTVDQRGLRFASELKALVAEGPMPAVDPIAVHHYLTFQYIPTPLTIFQGIRKLPPGHMLVYEQGKVSESAYWSLSYDEKRVGRSESEYKEEFLSLLTESVKLRLASDVPLGAFLSGGVDSSSVVAIMSRLMDRPVKTFSIGFKEKEFNELSYARDVAVRFGTEHHEFIVEPSAVDLLPTLVRVYDEPFADASAIPTYYVSQLSRQFVTVVLNGDGGDELLAGYPRYHVTPYDRLGARWLSGPARDRIGRLLALVPADVPGLRRAHNRLERLLVPFSRTYLNRICYFSPKEKERLYASDFNDTVKGADSFALLAEWFEQAQASELLDRLLAVDTRSYLPDDLLVKVDRATMAQGLEARSPFLDHRLVEFCASLPPHLKVRAGQSKYLLKAAMRGTLPDQVLDRDKMGFGVPTDQWFRGACSDFVHDTLLSTRSLQRGYFKPEALREMIEQRQSGACSYGSRIYALLMLELWHQEYADRRAA; this comes from the coding sequence ATGTGTGGAATAGCTGGACAGATCGCCGCAGCCCGTCAGCCGGTGGACCCGCGTGAGATCGCGGCGATGGGGGCCAGTCTCCGGCATCGTGGGCCGGACGACCAGGGCCTGTATGTCAACGGCCATGTGGGGCTGGCGCACCGACGATTGAGCATCCTGGACCTCAGTCCGGCCGGCCGCCAACCGATGTCCAATGATGCGGGGACGATGTGGATTGCGTTCAACGGGGAGATCTACAACTACGAGGAGTTGCGCGGCAGACTCCGGTCTCCTCGCGCCTTCCGGTCCCGGACCGATACGGAGGTCCTGCTGGCCCTCTATGAGGATTATGGGATCGAGGCGCTCCCGCTTCTGCGCGGGATGTTCGCGTTCGCCATTTGGGACGAGCCGCGGCAACGGCTCGTGCTGGCGCGGGACCGGCTGGGGAAGAAGCCGCTCTTCTACACGGTGGATCAGCGGGGGCTTCGGTTTGCCTCGGAGTTAAAAGCCCTGGTGGCGGAGGGGCCCATGCCCGCCGTCGATCCGATCGCCGTCCATCATTATCTGACCTTCCAGTACATCCCGACTCCGCTCACGATCTTTCAAGGCATTCGGAAGCTCCCGCCGGGTCATATGTTGGTGTACGAGCAGGGGAAGGTCTCCGAGAGCGCCTACTGGTCGTTGTCCTATGACGAGAAGCGGGTCGGGCGATCCGAATCCGAATACAAGGAAGAGTTTCTCTCGCTGCTGACCGAGTCGGTGAAGCTGCGACTGGCCAGCGATGTGCCCCTGGGGGCCTTCCTGAGCGGCGGCGTGGATTCCAGCAGCGTGGTGGCGATCATGAGCCGGCTGATGGATCGGCCGGTCAAGACCTTTTCCATCGGGTTCAAAGAAAAAGAGTTCAATGAACTGTCCTATGCGCGGGACGTGGCCGTGCGCTTCGGCACCGAGCACCACGAGTTCATCGTCGAGCCGTCGGCCGTTGACCTGCTGCCCACGCTCGTGCGCGTCTACGATGAGCCCTTCGCGGACGCCTCGGCGATCCCGACCTACTATGTCTCGCAACTGAGCCGGCAGTTCGTGACCGTGGTGCTGAATGGAGACGGCGGCGACGAACTGTTGGCCGGCTATCCCCGGTACCATGTCACGCCGTACGACCGCCTCGGCGCCAGATGGTTGTCGGGCCCTGCCAGGGACCGGATCGGCCGTCTGCTCGCGCTGGTTCCCGCCGACGTCCCAGGATTGAGAAGAGCCCACAATCGCTTGGAACGGTTGCTCGTGCCGTTCAGCCGGACCTATCTCAACCGAATCTGCTACTTTTCGCCCAAGGAAAAGGAGCGGCTCTATGCCTCCGATTTCAACGACACCGTCAAAGGGGCGGACTCCTTCGCCCTCTTGGCCGAGTGGTTTGAACAGGCGCAGGCCTCGGAGTTGCTCGACCGATTGTTGGCCGTGGACACGCGGTCGTATCTGCCCGATGACCTCCTCGTTAAAGTGGACCGCGCCACCATGGCGCAGGGACTCGAGGCCCGCTCGCCGTTTCTGGACCATCGGCTGGTGGAATTCTGCGCGTCACTCCCGCCACATCTGAAGGTCCGGGCCGGCCAGAGCAAGTATCTGCTGAAAGCGGCGATGCGCGGGACGTTGCCCGACCAAGTCTTGGATCGCGACAAGATGGGGTTTGGCGTGCCGACCGACCAGTGGTTTCGCGGCGCCTGTTCCGATTTCGTACACGACACCCTCCTGTCCACGCGCTCGTTGCAGCGGGGGTATTTCAAGCCCGAGGCGCTGCGAGAGATGATCGAACAACGGCAGAGCGGCGCGTGCAGTTACGGTTCACGGATCTATGCGCTGTTGATGCTGGAGCTCTGGCACCAGGAGTATGCGGATCGGAGGGCGGCATGA
- a CDS encoding glycosyltransferase translates to MASTLSLITANEPPAAGVGDRRRSPDEAQGRARLRLLLLTVGLGIGGTEEQIKELALRLDRRRYDVTVCALKGRGVIANELIAQGVPVVLLEGKAKGDARVLFRLYRLIQTLRPDIVHAFLGQANLGAALVGRLLAEPIVVWSYRDLDVWRKGLHWMLDRWAVRRVAAVTCCSDSVRRYVSQHMRLPPERITTIHNGVDRARFRAPSPMGRAQLGLRDHLPVVGTVCRLDEPKKGLAVLLRAMRLSADRGDAPAWQLLIVGEGPAREGLERLSASLGLAERVVFAGPRRDVAAVLPLMDLFVCPSLYEGFGIAIVEAMMAGLPVVASSVGGIMEIVRSGDTGLLVPPGDPAALAEAIQEVLGHPDKAAWFGRQGRQSAEAAFSVETMVERHGALYESLVEAAGPCRVMQQEKR, encoded by the coding sequence ATGGCATCAACGCTTTCTCTCATAACCGCGAACGAGCCGCCTGCGGCCGGGGTCGGCGATCGACGCCGGTCACCCGACGAGGCGCAGGGCCGAGCCCGTCTCCGGCTGCTGCTGCTGACCGTCGGCCTCGGCATCGGGGGGACGGAAGAGCAGATCAAGGAACTCGCCTTGCGGCTGGACCGGCGGCGGTACGACGTCACGGTCTGCGCGCTCAAAGGACGGGGGGTCATTGCAAACGAGTTGATCGCGCAGGGGGTCCCTGTGGTGCTCCTGGAGGGGAAGGCGAAGGGCGACGCGCGCGTGCTCTTCCGGTTGTATCGGCTCATCCAGACCCTGCGCCCGGACATCGTCCACGCCTTTCTCGGCCAGGCCAACCTCGGCGCGGCGCTGGTCGGCCGACTGCTCGCCGAGCCGATCGTCGTCTGGTCCTATCGGGACCTGGATGTCTGGAGAAAGGGCTTGCACTGGATGCTGGACCGCTGGGCCGTCCGTCGGGTCGCAGCCGTGACTTGTTGTTCGGATTCGGTCCGCCGCTATGTCTCGCAGCACATGCGACTGCCGCCGGAGCGCATCACGACCATTCACAACGGGGTGGATCGGGCCCGGTTCAGGGCGCCATCGCCGATGGGGCGGGCGCAACTCGGCCTGCGGGATCATCTGCCGGTGGTCGGGACCGTCTGCCGCCTGGATGAACCGAAGAAGGGCCTGGCGGTTCTGCTGCGGGCCATGCGCCTCTCAGCCGACCGGGGGGATGCGCCGGCCTGGCAATTGCTGATCGTGGGAGAAGGGCCGGCCAGAGAGGGGCTCGAACGACTGAGCGCAAGCTTGGGCCTGGCCGAGCGTGTCGTCTTTGCCGGTCCGCGGCGTGACGTGGCGGCGGTCCTTCCGCTCATGGATTTGTTTGTCTGTCCTTCGCTCTATGAAGGATTTGGTATCGCGATTGTGGAAGCGATGATGGCCGGCTTGCCGGTCGTCGCCAGTTCGGTGGGGGGGATCATGGAAATTGTCCGGTCCGGCGACACGGGTCTTCTTGTCCCGCCCGGCGATCCGGCCGCTTTGGCGGAAGCCATTCAGGAGGTGCTCGGTCACCCTGACAAGGCTGCTTGGTTCGGACGACAGGGACGACAGTCGGCGGAAGCGGCTTTTTCCGTGGAGACCATGGTCGAGCGCCACGGAGCCCTCTATGAATCCCTCGTAGAGGCGGCCGGACCGTGCAGGGTGATGCAACAGGAGAAACGCTGA
- a CDS encoding glycosyltransferase family 1 protein has protein sequence MRPLRLAYIGPAHSVTTRRWAEWFVRRGHEVTILTVEPTDEALPDGFRQIDLSSACGPRKLGRLLSVAKLALHLRRLRPDVVHIHYARGLAWGRLIAGGAPFVVTVWGSDVLEEQGAFKEWYGRFLTGALLRKADLVTVHSAYMASRVQPLLTQGSVTARIGWGVDVTRFRPGLDTSAIRDRWQIPTDRLVIFSPRIAQPFYNLDRIIRAFALVRERVPQALLVLAELLPDRAYVDRLRRLAADVGGGEQVRFAGAIPYRDMPLWLNLAEVSVMVPRSDGMPNSLWEAMACGTIPVLNRLPQYAELIRDGENGFLTSSDPEPLADTLVRALADPAERQRIARHNREIVLESGNQDREMEKMEHWYATLAAGRVAGPVTPTNGREKDPRIPCAGSPESSS, from the coding sequence ATGAGGCCGTTGCGCCTGGCCTATATCGGTCCCGCCCATTCCGTGACCACCCGACGCTGGGCCGAGTGGTTCGTGCGGCGTGGCCACGAGGTCACGATCCTGACGGTCGAACCGACGGACGAAGCGCTGCCCGATGGGTTTCGGCAGATCGATCTCAGCTCGGCTTGCGGCCCGCGTAAGCTGGGCCGGCTCCTCTCCGTCGCAAAGCTGGCCCTCCATCTGCGACGGCTGCGGCCGGATGTGGTCCATATCCATTACGCCAGGGGGCTGGCTTGGGGGCGGCTGATCGCCGGGGGCGCTCCCTTCGTCGTGACGGTATGGGGCAGCGATGTGCTGGAAGAGCAGGGGGCATTCAAGGAATGGTACGGCCGGTTCCTGACCGGCGCGCTGCTCAGGAAGGCCGATCTGGTGACCGTCCACTCGGCCTACATGGCCTCCCGCGTCCAGCCTCTGCTGACGCAGGGCTCGGTGACGGCTCGAATCGGCTGGGGCGTGGACGTGACCCGGTTCAGACCAGGACTGGATACGAGCGCCATCCGGGATCGGTGGCAGATTCCGACGGACCGGCTGGTCATCTTCAGCCCGAGAATTGCGCAGCCCTTCTATAATCTGGACCGGATCATCCGGGCCTTTGCGCTGGTGCGTGAACGAGTGCCCCAAGCCTTGCTGGTCCTGGCCGAGTTGTTGCCGGACCGGGCCTATGTGGACCGGCTCCGCCGGCTTGCGGCCGACGTAGGGGGCGGCGAGCAGGTCCGCTTTGCGGGAGCCATCCCGTACCGGGACATGCCGCTCTGGCTGAATCTGGCCGAGGTGTCCGTCATGGTCCCTCGGTCGGACGGGATGCCCAATTCCCTCTGGGAGGCGATGGCCTGCGGGACGATTCCGGTATTGAACCGCCTGCCTCAATATGCCGAGCTGATTCGAGACGGCGAGAACGGGTTTCTCACCAGTTCGGATCCGGAGCCGCTGGCCGATACGTTGGTGCGGGCTCTGGCCGATCCTGCGGAGCGGCAGCGGATCGCTCGGCACAACCGAGAGATCGTGCTGGAGTCGGGCAATCAGGATCGCGAGATGGAGAAGATGGAGCATTGGTACGCAACGCTGGCCGCGGGGCGGGTCGCAGGACCAGTGACGCCCACGAACGGCAGGGAGAAGGACCCTCGAATACCATGTGCGGGATCGCCGGAATCGTCCAGCTAA
- a CDS encoding undecaprenyl/decaprenyl-phosphate alpha-N-acetylglucosaminyl 1-phosphate transferase, translating into MLLLVLTFGLAFLLSLYGVPVARQAALKYGIVDSPDGRLKQQREPVPYLGGLAIYLAFLISLAFTFEFRHDVLGIILAGTLILLLGLIDDFGVLSPGVKLIGQFLAVFVLIKSGIRVEIAALPEWMDLALTVIWMLGVINAFNLLDIMDGLAAGVGFVCSACLLTVALLNGDQTLAFMLTALAGSLLGFLRYNFRPAMIYMGDAGAMFIGLMLGAVSMIGQYRGSHPLALLSPAFILGVPLLDTLFVVYMRLARGVPVFVGSPDHLALRLRRHGFPVPVVVSVLYAASALLGGIGLALLFVEVQLALVLVGLTGLGFIATILVMKRVDVTVPGPPDAAGTTAVAVPGDVREGRVPS; encoded by the coding sequence ATGCTGCTCCTAGTCCTGACTTTCGGGCTGGCTTTTTTACTGAGCCTCTACGGAGTGCCGGTGGCGCGTCAGGCGGCGCTCAAGTATGGCATCGTGGACAGTCCGGACGGGAGGCTCAAGCAGCAGCGCGAACCGGTGCCTTATTTGGGCGGGCTGGCGATCTACCTGGCCTTCCTGATCAGTCTGGCCTTCACGTTCGAATTCCGCCATGACGTGTTGGGGATCATCCTGGCCGGGACGCTGATCCTGTTGCTGGGCTTGATCGACGATTTCGGCGTGCTCTCGCCGGGCGTCAAACTGATCGGGCAGTTCCTGGCCGTCTTCGTGCTGATCAAAAGCGGCATCCGGGTGGAGATCGCCGCATTGCCCGAATGGATGGACCTGGCCCTGACCGTGATCTGGATGCTGGGGGTCATCAATGCGTTCAATCTCCTGGACATCATGGACGGCCTGGCGGCGGGGGTCGGGTTCGTCTGTTCAGCCTGCCTGCTCACCGTGGCGTTGCTGAACGGAGACCAAACCCTGGCCTTCATGTTGACGGCGCTGGCCGGGAGCCTACTGGGCTTCCTGCGCTACAACTTCCGGCCCGCCATGATCTATATGGGCGACGCCGGCGCCATGTTCATCGGCTTGATGTTGGGCGCGGTCTCGATGATCGGCCAGTACCGGGGGAGCCATCCCCTGGCCCTGTTGAGCCCGGCCTTTATCCTGGGCGTCCCGCTCCTCGACACGCTCTTCGTCGTGTACATGAGGCTCGCGCGCGGGGTGCCGGTCTTCGTGGGCAGTCCCGACCATTTGGCCCTGCGCCTGAGACGCCACGGGTTTCCGGTTCCGGTGGTGGTGAGCGTCCTGTACGCCGCCTCGGCCCTGCTGGGCGGCATCGGATTGGCGCTCCTGTTCGTCGAGGTCCAATTGGCGCTGGTACTGGTCGGCCTGACGGGACTGGGGTTCATCGCCACGATCCTTGTGATGAAGCGCGTGGATGTGACCGTGCCGGGGCCGCCCGACGCCGCAGGGACGACGGCCGTCGCGGTGCCCGGGGACGTCCGGGAGGGGCGGGTGCCGTCATGA